The following coding sequences are from one Granulicella arctica window:
- a CDS encoding sodium:solute symporter family protein yields the protein MHAFAALLLFSGTRLTKLSPVDVIILVLYFALVVFIGFYVKGQTNTSEEFFLAGREMTAWIAGLSFVSANLGSLELMGWAGSAYQYGILAAHWYWIGAIPAMLFLGIVMMPFYYISKTHSVPGYLNLRFGSGARALSAVSFALMTILMSGVNMYAMAVVMQTILGWNITFSIWIGAGTVALYVMLGGLRSAIINEVLQFVLIWAGAAMIPILGLIEAGGWTKLKAQIAVNVGSNDYTHMWTTLGHFKSNPMGVHWTGIVFGLGFVVSFGYWTTDFLVVQRVLSANNLRAAKLAPVIGAAFKMAVPFIVIVPGLLALAVLKNPDGSMMHLVSDSVAKATGQHSYDEVLPLMLIRYCGPGLLGLGITALVAGFMSGMAGNVSAFSTVWTYDIYGAFMNKKASDKHYVAMGRWSTVIGMLVSIMTAYLVMNANSIMDYVQALFSFFIAPLFGTVILGMMWKRATHAGGFWGLLAGTASSIGMFTWVMLKPDALHYIAMSADARPMAENLYRALWSWLICVIVTVVVSLMTKPVPTSELAGLVYGVTPIPDDGSKGLFQKPIFWAVVVIVVFFVLNLIFF from the coding sequence ATGCATGCATTCGCCGCCCTGTTGCTGTTCTCCGGCACACGCCTGACCAAACTATCTCCGGTCGACGTCATCATCCTGGTACTTTATTTCGCGCTGGTCGTCTTCATCGGCTTCTATGTAAAAGGGCAAACCAACACGAGTGAAGAGTTCTTCCTCGCCGGACGCGAGATGACGGCCTGGATCGCCGGGTTGAGCTTCGTCTCAGCGAACCTGGGCTCATTGGAGCTGATGGGCTGGGCTGGTTCGGCCTATCAGTACGGCATTCTGGCAGCGCACTGGTACTGGATCGGCGCAATTCCGGCGATGCTCTTCCTCGGCATCGTCATGATGCCGTTCTATTACATCTCGAAGACGCACTCGGTTCCGGGCTACCTGAATCTGCGGTTCGGCAGCGGCGCACGCGCGCTTAGCGCCGTCTCATTTGCGCTGATGACGATCCTGATGAGCGGCGTCAACATGTACGCCATGGCCGTGGTCATGCAGACTATCCTTGGCTGGAACATCACATTCAGCATCTGGATCGGCGCGGGCACGGTCGCTCTCTACGTCATGCTCGGCGGGTTGCGCTCGGCGATCATCAACGAGGTGCTGCAGTTCGTGCTCATCTGGGCAGGCGCGGCGATGATTCCGATCCTCGGGTTGATCGAGGCAGGCGGCTGGACGAAGCTGAAGGCGCAGATCGCCGTCAACGTCGGCAGCAACGACTACACCCACATGTGGACGACCCTCGGCCACTTCAAATCGAACCCCATGGGCGTCCACTGGACGGGCATCGTCTTCGGCCTGGGGTTCGTTGTGAGCTTCGGCTACTGGACCACCGACTTCCTCGTCGTCCAGCGTGTTCTCAGCGCGAACAACCTGCGAGCGGCGAAGCTGGCTCCCGTGATCGGCGCGGCGTTCAAGATGGCTGTGCCGTTCATCGTTATCGTGCCTGGCCTGCTGGCTCTCGCCGTTCTAAAGAACCCCGACGGCAGCATGATGCACCTGGTCTCGGACAGCGTGGCGAAGGCAACAGGCCAGCACAGCTACGACGAAGTGCTCCCGCTGATGCTGATCCGGTACTGCGGACCGGGCTTGCTCGGATTGGGAATCACCGCGCTGGTCGCGGGTTTCATGAGCGGCATGGCAGGAAACGTAAGCGCTTTCTCTACCGTATGGACGTATGACATCTACGGCGCCTTCATGAACAAGAAGGCCAGCGACAAGCACTATGTCGCCATGGGCCGCTGGTCGACGGTGATCGGCATGCTCGTCTCGATCATGACCGCCTACCTCGTCATGAACGCGAACAGCATCATGGACTACGTGCAGGCGCTATTCAGCTTCTTCATCGCGCCGCTCTTCGGCACGGTGATCCTCGGCATGATGTGGAAGCGTGCGACGCATGCGGGCGGCTTCTGGGGCCTGCTGGCTGGCACCGCCTCCTCCATCGGGATGTTTACCTGGGTCATGCTCAAGCCGGATGCACTGCACTACATCGCGATGAGCGCAGATGCGCGGCCGATGGCCGAGAACCTCTATCGTGCACTCTGGAGCTGGCTCATCTGCGTAATCGTAACGGTCGTCGTCAGCCTGATGACAAAGCCCGTACCGACATCCGAGCTTGCGGGGCTGGTCTATGGCGTCACGCCGATCCCGGATGACGGTTCGAAGGGACTCTTCCAGAAGCCGATCTTCTGGGCAGTCGTCGTGATCGTCGTATTCTTCGTGTTAAATCTGATTTTCTTCTAG
- a CDS encoding COX15/CtaA family protein yields the protein MTTTAIRTPTQTSGVARFAWFVVAYNVLVILWGALVRATGSGAGCGNHWPLCNGQVIPVSPGIHTVIEFTHRMMTGGSTFLVLGLLIWAFRSSTKGQAARSLAVASTILLLNEAVLGALLVKLGYVTDNQSVGRMVVLSIHLSNTLLLLAALTLTARFLGTGQRWANRAKGLGWAIAGLAATIVVGVSGSMAALGDTLFPATSLQQAFAQDFTASAPWLLRLRLIHPVSALAAALLVFWLIARSKQAGAPRLGKLLIGLLVLQFALGIADVLLLTPAWMQILHLLGADLYWVALVALAAEVVCPTQKHPNLVL from the coding sequence ATGACGACCACCGCAATCCGCACTCCCACCCAAACAAGCGGAGTAGCCCGCTTTGCCTGGTTCGTCGTCGCCTACAACGTCCTCGTCATTCTCTGGGGAGCCCTCGTCCGCGCCACCGGCTCCGGAGCAGGCTGCGGCAACCACTGGCCCCTCTGCAACGGACAGGTCATTCCCGTCTCCCCCGGCATCCACACCGTCATCGAGTTCACCCACCGCATGATGACCGGCGGCTCAACCTTCCTCGTCCTCGGCCTGCTCATCTGGGCCTTTCGCTCCAGCACCAAAGGACAGGCCGCCCGCTCCCTCGCCGTCGCCTCCACCATCCTTCTCCTCAACGAGGCCGTACTCGGAGCACTCCTCGTCAAGCTCGGCTACGTCACCGACAACCAATCCGTCGGCCGCATGGTCGTGCTCTCCATCCACCTCAGCAACACGCTCCTGCTGCTCGCGGCTCTTACCCTCACCGCACGCTTCCTCGGAACCGGCCAACGCTGGGCAAACCGCGCCAAGGGCCTCGGCTGGGCCATCGCAGGGCTTGCAGCGACGATTGTCGTTGGCGTAAGCGGCTCCATGGCGGCTCTCGGAGACACGCTCTTCCCCGCCACCTCGCTCCAGCAGGCATTCGCGCAAGACTTCACCGCCTCCGCCCCCTGGCTGCTCCGCCTCCGTCTCATCCATCCCGTCAGCGCCCTCGCGGCCGCGTTGCTCGTCTTCTGGCTCATCGCTCGTTCGAAGCAAGCCGGAGCACCGCGCCTCGGCAAGCTGCTCATCGGACTTCTGGTCCTCCAGTTCGCCCTCGGCATCGCCGACGTCCTGCTGCTCACCCCAGCCTGGATGCAGATCCTTCACCTGCTCGGAGCCGATCTCTACTGGGTGGCCCTCGTTGCCCTCGCCGCCGAGGTCGTCTGCCCGACACAGAAACACCCAAATCTCGTCCTGTAA
- a CDS encoding GNAT family N-acetyltransferase: MLLTKPTATYSAQFKRFAQHYLDSGEMERAGKYAAGITGFPEYLQSLQDASRGIGLPEGYLPYQTFWLIEEDQLVGVVRVRPTLTPHAEKYDGHIGYDIVPTERCKGYGTTLLRMALVEARQLGLPSIILTCLTANLPSQRTIEKAGGRFLEVVTDYETGRPLHRYEVPCPPLPISKP, encoded by the coding sequence ATGTTGCTGACAAAACCAACAGCCACATACAGCGCGCAGTTCAAACGCTTCGCCCAACACTACCTCGACTCGGGAGAGATGGAACGTGCCGGCAAATACGCTGCCGGTATCACCGGATTTCCCGAGTATCTCCAATCACTCCAGGATGCCTCACGCGGCATAGGACTCCCCGAAGGATATCTCCCGTACCAAACCTTCTGGCTCATCGAAGAGGACCAATTAGTAGGCGTCGTAAGAGTGCGTCCGACCCTCACTCCACACGCCGAAAAGTACGATGGACACATCGGGTATGACATCGTTCCAACCGAACGCTGCAAAGGGTACGGGACGACTCTCCTGCGCATGGCTCTGGTGGAAGCTCGACAGCTCGGACTTCCATCCATAATCCTCACCTGCCTGACGGCAAACCTGCCATCCCAACGCACCATCGAAAAAGCCGGTGGCCGCTTCCTCGAAGTAGTCACAGACTACGAAACCGGTCGGCCGCTCCATCGATATGAAGTGCCCTGTCCGCCCCTCCCAATCTCAAAGCCGTAA
- the proC gene encoding pyrroline-5-carboxylate reductase has protein sequence MTEDIQEIQAPAPVLPGLRVAVLGAGKIGGILLQAFLKNNLIAADQIFATVQHPDRALALSAQFGVEVTTDNLASAQQADIIILGVKPIQVPALVEQIRPALTPDKVLLSIAASVKTRSIEDAAGCDLAVIRSMPNTPAMIGAGITALCGGRFVSEQQMAIAQRIFQTVGRTVVVDEKHMDAVTGLSGSGPAFLYIIIEALAEAGVNVGLPRDVATLLAAQTTYGSARMVLETGYHPALLKDQVTTPAGCTVDGILELEEGGLRVTLIKAVKRATQRAKELAQG, from the coding sequence ATGACCGAAGACATCCAGGAAATCCAAGCTCCCGCCCCTGTCCTGCCGGGGCTCCGTGTCGCCGTGCTCGGCGCAGGCAAAATAGGCGGCATCCTTCTGCAAGCCTTTCTCAAGAACAACCTGATCGCCGCCGATCAGATCTTCGCCACCGTCCAGCACCCGGACCGCGCCCTTGCGCTCTCCGCTCAGTTCGGCGTTGAGGTCACCACCGACAACCTCGCCTCCGCCCAGCAAGCTGACATTATCATCCTCGGTGTCAAGCCCATCCAGGTTCCCGCGCTCGTCGAGCAGATCCGCCCAGCCCTCACCCCGGACAAGGTCCTGCTCTCCATCGCTGCCTCCGTCAAGACCCGCAGCATCGAAGACGCCGCCGGCTGCGACCTCGCCGTCATCCGCTCCATGCCCAACACCCCCGCCATGATCGGCGCCGGTATCACCGCCCTCTGCGGAGGCCGCTTCGTCTCCGAGCAGCAGATGGCCATCGCCCAACGCATCTTCCAGACCGTCGGCCGCACCGTCGTCGTCGACGAGAAGCACATGGACGCCGTCACCGGCCTCTCCGGCTCCGGTCCAGCCTTCCTCTACATCATCATCGAGGCCCTCGCCGAAGCAGGCGTCAACGTCGGCCTCCCCCGCGACGTCGCCACCCTCCTCGCCGCCCAAACCACCTACGGCTCCGCCCGCATGGTCCTCGAGACCGGCTATCACCCAGCCCTCCTCAAAGACCAGGTCACCACTCCCGCTGGCTGCACCGTAGACGGCATCCTCGAACTGGAGGAAGGCGGCCTCCGCGTCACCCTCATCAAAGCCGTCAAACGAGCCACCCAACGCGCCAAGGAGCTAGCCCAGGGCTAA